In one window of Gemmatimonadota bacterium DNA:
- the tadA gene encoding Flp pilus assembly complex ATPase component TadA: MAPETGSTSTTAAPEEVERLRTILTAAVSRNATDIHIRAGDAAYIRADGELVPLDTGILNAKQTYEMTRHILATSPNTPDITAIHDHSGPWSAPGIGRFRLSLLKQRSSFMIVLRVIPDVLPTFESLNLPASLASIGLADFGIILVAGAQGGGRTSTTAAFVNHLNTHSPRRRHIVTVERALRFLHKNHACAVTQREIGIDTASYAVGVRAAMEQDADVVVIGDLDDPELVELAMRAAEQGRLVIGQVRATDVTSAIRSILERFSPDRRDSARLQLSELLRGVIAQRLLPRADSRGRIAVAELMLMTPTVKDVLSDPGRLAELRNALSEGRAQYGTQTFDQHLADRVIAGQVSFEVAVSLATNSLDFELQLRGLRR; this comes from the coding sequence ATGGCTCCTGAGACGGGCAGCACGTCCACCACCGCCGCACCAGAAGAGGTCGAGCGGCTCCGCACGATCCTCACCGCGGCCGTCTCGCGCAACGCGACGGACATCCATATCCGCGCCGGGGACGCCGCCTACATCCGTGCCGACGGGGAGCTCGTCCCGCTCGACACCGGCATCCTGAACGCGAAACAGACCTACGAGATGACGCGCCACATCCTGGCGACGTCTCCCAACACCCCGGACATCACGGCGATCCACGACCACTCCGGCCCTTGGTCGGCGCCGGGCATCGGCCGCTTCCGCCTGAGCCTCCTCAAGCAGCGCTCGAGCTTCATGATCGTGCTCCGCGTCATCCCCGATGTGCTGCCGACCTTCGAGTCGCTCAACCTGCCCGCGTCGCTCGCCTCCATCGGCCTCGCCGATTTCGGCATCATCCTCGTCGCCGGCGCGCAGGGCGGGGGCCGGACCAGCACCACCGCCGCGTTCGTCAATCACCTGAACACGCACAGCCCTCGCCGCCGGCACATCGTCACCGTCGAGCGGGCGCTCCGCTTCCTGCACAAGAACCACGCCTGCGCCGTCACGCAGCGCGAGATCGGCATCGACACCGCCTCGTACGCCGTCGGCGTCCGCGCCGCGATGGAACAGGATGCCGACGTCGTCGTCATCGGCGACCTCGACGATCCGGAACTCGTCGAACTCGCCATGCGCGCCGCGGAGCAGGGCCGGCTCGTCATCGGGCAGGTCCGCGCCACCGATGTCACCTCCGCCATCCGGAGCATCCTCGAGCGCTTCAGTCCGGACCGCCGCGACTCCGCCCGCCTGCAGCTCTCCGAGCTGCTCCGCGGCGTCATCGCGCAGCGCCTCCTCCCGCGCGCCGACAGCCGCGGGCGCATCGCCGTCGCCGAGCTCATGCTGATGACCCCGACGGTGAAGGACGTCCTCTCGGACCCCGGTCGCCTCGCCGAGTTGCGCAACGCCCTCTCGGAGGGCCGCGCCCAGTACGGGACGCAGACCTTCGACCAGCATCTCGCCGACCGCGTCATCGCCGGCCAGGTCTCGTTCGAGGTCGCGGTCTCGCTCGCGACCAACTCGCTCGACTTCGAGCTCCAGTTGCGCGGATTGCGGCGCTAG
- a CDS encoding sugar transferase → MITPVSIEPAAHIARLGARQRAVRLQRRRFWREVVYGGMIVASDAVTLAAVFIVLAMVPLSQVGQWLGTDGYDFLRFLLPSEPLPLARRLSAMVFCLVATRSYSYTEREKHSGRIMAALLVGLALPRWTEIWTASFFARASALSVVLVTLWGALVLQRRVITGALRSLDPRGLEPSRTLIAGVPEVLAGVREDWRRRTAETDEGVTPGFFEITDAWPSDAPGGPGDLYDALTSANADAIVLVGPLGDAALQSLMIAASSAGCRVFATRRRAFQRLDEPSFLLRRAEPLALLSRPALVGVQLVVKRFVDLAGAVVGLVVGAPLVALIAVLVRTTSRGPVLFKQVRVGLGGDPFTLLKFRTMVEDAEAQQAALARANQYASDPLFKVKGDPRLTTVGRFLRRSSLDELPQLINVLRGEMSLVGPRPALPSEVARYKPHHFVRFEVLPGITGPWQVGGRNAITDFEDVVKLESAYIRGWTVWRDLVILARTVPAVVSMRGAY, encoded by the coding sequence ATGATCACTCCCGTCAGCATCGAGCCGGCTGCCCATATCGCGAGACTCGGTGCCCGCCAGCGTGCGGTGCGCCTGCAGCGGCGTCGGTTCTGGCGTGAGGTGGTGTACGGCGGGATGATCGTGGCATCGGACGCGGTGACGCTCGCGGCCGTGTTCATCGTGCTGGCGATGGTCCCGCTCTCGCAGGTGGGCCAGTGGCTCGGGACCGACGGCTACGACTTCCTCCGGTTCCTGCTGCCGAGCGAGCCGCTGCCGCTCGCGCGTCGCTTGAGCGCGATGGTGTTCTGCCTCGTCGCGACGCGATCGTACAGCTACACGGAGCGCGAGAAGCACAGTGGGCGCATCATGGCGGCGCTCCTCGTCGGGCTGGCGCTGCCGCGCTGGACGGAGATCTGGACGGCGTCGTTCTTCGCGCGCGCGTCGGCGCTGTCGGTCGTGCTGGTGACGCTGTGGGGGGCGCTCGTGCTCCAGCGCCGCGTGATCACGGGGGCGCTGCGGTCGCTGGACCCCCGCGGACTCGAGCCGTCGCGCACGCTCATCGCCGGCGTGCCGGAGGTGTTGGCGGGGGTTCGGGAGGATTGGCGCCGGCGCACGGCGGAGACGGACGAAGGGGTGACGCCGGGGTTCTTCGAGATCACCGATGCCTGGCCGAGCGATGCGCCGGGCGGACCGGGGGATCTCTACGATGCGCTCACGTCGGCGAATGCCGACGCGATCGTGCTGGTGGGACCGCTCGGGGATGCGGCGTTGCAGAGCCTGATGATCGCGGCGTCGAGCGCCGGGTGCCGAGTCTTCGCGACGCGGCGGCGGGCGTTCCAGCGGCTCGACGAGCCGAGCTTCCTGCTGCGGCGGGCGGAGCCGCTCGCGTTGCTGAGCCGCCCGGCGCTGGTGGGCGTGCAGCTGGTGGTGAAGCGGTTCGTCGATCTGGCAGGGGCGGTGGTGGGGCTGGTGGTGGGGGCGCCGCTCGTGGCGCTGATCGCGGTGCTCGTGCGCACGACGTCGCGCGGACCGGTGCTCTTCAAGCAGGTCCGCGTGGGCCTGGGAGGCGACCCGTTCACGCTGCTCAAGTTCCGCACGATGGTGGAGGATGCGGAGGCGCAGCAGGCGGCGCTGGCGCGGGCGAACCAGTACGCGTCGGATCCGCTGTTCAAGGTGAAGGGGGATCCGCGACTCACGACGGTGGGGCGCTTCCTCCGCCGGTCGAGCCTCGACGAGCTGCCGCAGCTGATCAACGTGCTGCGGGGCGAGATGTCGCTCGTGGGTCCGCGCCCGGCGCTGCCGAGCGAGGTGGCACGCTACAAGCCGCACCACTTCGTGCGGTTCGAGGTGCTGCCGGGGATCACGGGGCCCTGGCAGGTGGGCGGACGGAACGCGATCACCGACTTCGAGGACGTGGTGAAGCTGGAATCGGCGTACATCCGCGGGTGGACCGTGTGGCGCGACCTGGTGATCCTCGCGCGGACGGTGCCGGCGGTGGTGAGCATGCGGGGGGCGTATTGA
- a CDS encoding polysaccharide biosynthesis/export family protein, protein MTSTLRRRLFLGGILALGACRPSAPVAPTPLPQSMLRPWTTQPGDIVRVNVWREPELSGDLLVQNDSTAIVPSLGRMKLGGLTADSLNSLLITRFRDRIVNTPVDVRLIRPVPVFGSVRAPGVYPVDPTSTAIQVIARAGGTVGAEGLPRVQLLRFDGTKLNLTVEQSLGAFDLRSGDAIFVQDQSFWIRNQRQITTVAAVSTIIASVISIIVLLGN, encoded by the coding sequence ATGACCTCGACCCTGCGACGTCGCCTGTTCCTGGGGGGCATCCTCGCCCTCGGTGCGTGCCGTCCGTCCGCACCAGTGGCGCCGACGCCGCTCCCGCAGTCGATGCTGCGGCCGTGGACGACACAGCCCGGCGACATCGTGCGCGTGAACGTCTGGCGCGAGCCGGAGCTCTCGGGTGACCTGCTGGTGCAGAACGACAGCACGGCGATCGTGCCCTCGCTCGGGCGGATGAAGCTCGGCGGGCTCACGGCGGATTCGCTGAACTCGCTCCTCATCACGCGCTTCCGCGACCGGATCGTGAACACGCCGGTCGACGTGCGGCTGATCCGTCCGGTGCCGGTGTTCGGCTCGGTGCGGGCCCCCGGCGTGTATCCGGTCGATCCGACCTCGACGGCGATCCAGGTGATCGCGCGGGCGGGGGGCACGGTTGGCGCCGAAGGGCTGCCGCGCGTACAGCTCCTGCGCTTTGACGGGACGAAGCTGAACCTGACGGTGGAGCAGTCGCTCGGGGCGTTCGACCTGCGATCGGGGGACGCGATCTTCGTGCAGGACCAGTCCTTCTGGATCCGGAACCAGCGGCAGATCACGACGGTGGCGGCGGTCTCGACCATCATCGCGTCGGTGATCTCGATCATCGTCCTGCTCGGGAACTGA
- a CDS encoding polysaccharide biosynthesis tyrosine autokinase — MSNLPMVVPVEPNQPLDLRRGWATISRSAWIIVVCVGLAVAAGVVAARRVEPLYQAEVTVRIDEPRPSATAQFYFGPDYQQLLATSTEIITSRNLALEVVDSLGLRLAVLQPQRTPRSDLVLWAVIASDAPDAEYRFTRTAGGYEVRRLPGDAVLGTFSDTMPIDLPGLRLQLSPAGRLQERMQFALAPRLVVANGLRSSLDVLQTNRDANVLKIIFRGTDPALTREIPNAVARRFVQRKMDLERVSARGTVTYLEAQLGSLDEQLAGAESEIRDYLLREGITTPEDQAQYFFSEINELKSAATTLRGIREQLAPAIAGPRSTDSLTRRREMLERILSTDAFSDARIAESEVERLGLLVDERNQLLNRRMPGDPDVRALDRRIDAIQDVIEDRARRFVGSVNAQIVVLEQRVATLEEARKRIPEQQLTFQRLERNRRVLEDLSMMVQSRLKEAEIAAAVQDSTAQVLDEAAGAPMSISQSKTIIFAVAVLAGLVVGVSIAFLREWLDTTIRSEADLANVTGVAVVGIIPNLQQQARTGAYRLGPPVAVGAAGAEGAKDLPAAGRDYHTPAAEAYRSLRTNLNYLTPPKAPRVIVVTSALPGDGKTTTAVNLAVTLAHQGQRVILIDAETRRGTVHDVFGIAPSPGFFDLMYGQASPGECIRRVAMESGGTIDVLPLGSAPSVNPADLLVAQRLQPLFERLRAQYDYVLLDTPPLNLFTDSALIGAQADALLLVARADKTDREELRFAVAQLRNVQVNLAGAVLNDVEFRRGSRYRSGYGYYYDYGK, encoded by the coding sequence ATGAGCAATCTCCCGATGGTGGTGCCGGTGGAGCCGAACCAGCCGCTCGACCTGCGGCGCGGGTGGGCGACGATCTCGCGGAGCGCGTGGATCATCGTGGTGTGCGTGGGCCTCGCGGTGGCGGCGGGCGTGGTGGCGGCGCGTCGGGTGGAGCCGCTGTACCAGGCCGAGGTCACGGTGCGCATCGACGAACCGCGCCCGAGCGCGACAGCGCAGTTCTACTTCGGGCCCGACTACCAGCAGCTCCTCGCCACCTCGACGGAGATCATCACGAGCCGGAACCTCGCGCTCGAGGTGGTGGATTCGCTCGGGCTCCGGCTGGCGGTGCTGCAGCCGCAGCGCACGCCGCGCAGCGACCTGGTCCTCTGGGCGGTGATCGCGTCGGACGCCCCGGACGCGGAATACCGCTTCACCCGCACGGCGGGCGGCTACGAGGTGCGGCGCCTGCCGGGCGACGCGGTGCTCGGGACCTTCAGCGACACGATGCCGATCGACCTCCCGGGGCTGCGCCTGCAGCTCTCCCCGGCCGGCCGGCTGCAGGAACGGATGCAGTTCGCGCTCGCGCCGCGTCTGGTGGTGGCGAACGGCCTGCGCTCGTCGCTCGACGTGCTGCAGACCAACCGCGACGCCAACGTCCTCAAGATCATCTTCCGCGGGACCGATCCGGCGCTCACGCGCGAGATCCCGAACGCGGTGGCGCGGCGGTTCGTGCAACGCAAGATGGACCTCGAGCGGGTGAGCGCGCGCGGGACGGTGACGTACCTCGAGGCGCAGCTCGGGTCGCTCGACGAGCAGCTCGCGGGGGCGGAGTCGGAGATCCGCGACTACCTGCTCCGCGAGGGGATCACGACGCCCGAGGACCAGGCGCAGTACTTCTTCAGCGAGATCAACGAACTCAAGAGCGCGGCGACCACGCTCCGCGGGATCCGCGAGCAGCTCGCGCCGGCGATCGCCGGTCCGCGGTCGACGGACTCGCTCACGCGGCGCCGCGAGATGCTCGAACGGATCCTCTCGACCGATGCCTTCAGCGATGCGCGCATCGCCGAGAGCGAGGTGGAGCGGCTCGGCCTGCTGGTGGACGAGCGGAACCAGCTGCTCAACCGTCGCATGCCGGGTGACCCGGACGTGCGCGCGCTCGATCGGCGCATCGACGCCATCCAGGACGTGATCGAGGACCGCGCGCGCCGCTTCGTCGGCAGCGTGAACGCGCAGATCGTGGTGCTCGAGCAGCGGGTGGCGACCCTCGAGGAGGCGCGGAAGCGCATCCCCGAGCAGCAGCTGACGTTCCAGCGCCTGGAGCGCAATCGGCGCGTGCTCGAGGATCTCTCGATGATGGTGCAGTCGCGGCTGAAGGAGGCGGAGATCGCCGCGGCGGTGCAGGACTCGACGGCGCAGGTACTCGACGAGGCGGCCGGTGCCCCGATGTCGATCTCGCAGTCGAAGACGATCATCTTCGCGGTGGCGGTGCTCGCTGGGCTCGTGGTGGGCGTGTCGATCGCCTTCCTCCGCGAGTGGCTCGACACGACGATCCGCAGCGAGGCGGACCTCGCCAACGTCACCGGCGTGGCGGTGGTGGGCATCATCCCGAACCTGCAGCAGCAGGCGCGCACCGGCGCGTACCGATTGGGTCCACCCGTCGCCGTAGGCGCGGCCGGGGCCGAAGGCGCGAAGGACCTCCCCGCGGCCGGCCGCGACTACCACACGCCGGCGGCCGAAGCGTACCGCTCGCTGCGCACCAACCTGAACTACCTCACGCCGCCCAAGGCGCCGCGCGTGATCGTCGTGACCTCGGCGCTCCCGGGCGACGGCAAGACGACGACGGCGGTGAACCTCGCGGTGACGCTGGCGCACCAGGGCCAGCGCGTGATCCTCATCGACGCCGAGACGCGGCGTGGCACGGTGCACGACGTGTTCGGCATCGCGCCGTCGCCGGGCTTCTTCGACCTGATGTACGGGCAGGCCTCGCCGGGCGAGTGCATCCGCCGCGTGGCGATGGAGTCGGGCGGCACGATCGACGTGCTCCCGCTCGGCAGCGCGCCGAGCGTGAACCCCGCCGACCTGCTGGTCGCCCAGCGCCTGCAGCCGCTCTTCGAGCGCCTGCGTGCGCAGTACGACTACGTGCTGCTCGACACGCCGCCGCTCAACCTGTTCACGGACAGCGCCTTGATCGGTGCGCAGGCCGATGCACTGTTGCTCGTGGCCCGCGCCGACAAGACCGACCGCGAGGAGCTGCGGTTCGCGGTGGCGCAGTTGCGGAACGTCCAGGTGAACCTCGCCGGCGCGGTGCTGAACGACGTCGAGTTCCGTCGCGGGTCGCGGTATCGCTCGGGGTACGGCTACTACTACGATTACGGCAAATGA
- a CDS encoding O-antigen ligase family protein: MTTTAVPVAEARRESVVPSLQTFVVVAYLAITAAGLAGVGGRAFGPLWAITAAVTALTLVMRSPAAYLAFTVSLWLYTPLFRRVLDMHHGFQATNLALAAPVLASSVAILTVIRFFRELRGVLFAPALLVIAAVTYGFLVGALRNGLLPAFYAYLTWLSPALVGLHTALHWRRYPDMKRAFVRTLAWGIAPAALYGVVQFVVMPPWDRIWMIGTDLQSIGRPEPFSVRVFGSMTMPGTFAVVMEVGMLLLLSAEVRGRLPSLVLGFIGLLLSRIRTAWLGFVFGLGLQFVTQPARKLPRNWITLVVVGLLALPVITIPRIREGITSRLSSITSGGDDSSFRQRVMTARAGYALVLEYAEGAGLGATGSAVTARSGGGIRNFENGLLEVFYLFGWPGGLMFFLGVFGIVVQGMRLADAQFDPFANAVRSGAAALLASLLISEIFTGAPGTLFWVLIGFGVSAHAHNLASGATMAYRASLLRAR, translated from the coding sequence ATGACGACGACCGCGGTGCCCGTGGCCGAGGCGCGCCGGGAGTCGGTGGTGCCCTCGCTCCAGACGTTCGTGGTGGTGGCGTACCTCGCGATCACCGCGGCGGGGCTCGCCGGCGTCGGGGGCCGCGCGTTCGGCCCGCTCTGGGCGATCACCGCGGCGGTCACGGCGCTCACGCTGGTGATGCGCTCGCCGGCGGCCTACCTGGCCTTCACGGTCTCGCTCTGGCTCTACACGCCGCTCTTCCGCCGGGTGCTCGACATGCACCACGGCTTCCAGGCGACGAACCTCGCCCTCGCCGCGCCGGTGCTGGCGTCGTCGGTCGCGATCCTCACGGTGATCCGGTTCTTCCGGGAGCTGCGCGGCGTGCTCTTCGCGCCGGCGTTGCTGGTGATCGCCGCGGTGACGTACGGATTCCTCGTCGGCGCCCTGCGGAACGGGCTCCTGCCGGCGTTCTACGCGTACCTGACCTGGCTCTCGCCGGCGCTCGTCGGCCTGCACACCGCGCTGCACTGGCGGCGCTACCCGGACATGAAGCGCGCCTTCGTGCGCACGCTCGCGTGGGGGATCGCGCCGGCGGCCCTGTACGGCGTGGTGCAGTTCGTCGTCATGCCGCCGTGGGACCGCATCTGGATGATCGGCACCGACCTGCAGTCGATCGGTCGCCCCGAACCCTTCTCGGTCCGCGTCTTCGGATCGATGACGATGCCGGGCACCTTCGCGGTCGTGATGGAGGTGGGGATGCTCCTCCTCCTGTCGGCCGAGGTGCGCGGACGGTTGCCGTCGCTCGTGCTGGGCTTCATCGGATTGCTGCTCTCGCGCATCCGCACGGCCTGGCTCGGGTTCGTCTTCGGGCTCGGGCTGCAGTTCGTCACGCAACCGGCGCGCAAACTGCCGCGGAACTGGATCACGCTCGTCGTCGTCGGGTTGCTCGCGCTGCCGGTGATCACGATCCCGCGCATCCGCGAGGGGATCACGTCGCGCCTCTCGTCGATCACCTCGGGCGGCGACGATTCATCGTTCCGCCAGCGCGTGATGACGGCGCGTGCCGGCTATGCGCTCGTCCTCGAGTACGCCGAGGGGGCCGGACTGGGCGCCACGGGCAGCGCGGTCACCGCGCGCTCGGGCGGCGGCATCCGCAACTTCGAGAACGGGCTGCTCGAGGTGTTCTACCTGTTCGGCTGGCCGGGCGGGTTGATGTTCTTCCTCGGCGTGTTCGGGATCGTCGTGCAGGGGATGCGGCTCGCCGACGCGCAGTTCGATCCCTTCGCGAACGCGGTGCGCTCGGGGGCTGCGGCCCTGCTCGCGAGCCTGCTCATCTCGGAGATCTTCACCGGCGCGCCGGGCACGCTGTTCTGGGTGCTCATCGGCTTCGGCGTGTCGGCGCACGCGCACAACCTCGCCTCCGGCGCGACGATGGCGTACCGCGCGTCGTTGCTGCGCGCGCGATGA
- a CDS encoding class I SAM-dependent methyltransferase, with the protein MTSAGRRIAENRAAHDRLGGAYDARHPEIFNDIEQARLTASVARAVAAIASATAEGSRVMLDIGAGTGNLTDKLLAHPGKVYASDVSERMVRDLARRHAAAGRVFPVVLNGRDLQPARDASVDLVGAYSVLHHVPDYLALVAEMVRVTKPGGVILLEHEKAPQYWAPSPELTAFFAQSVVWPEKRWTRFVDPRRYWARIRPRLIWQRWRDPRWMPEGDLHIWPDDHVEWERVEAQLVAGGCEIVLVEDHLSYEPRFDRAAWERARQSVADTRVLVARKRA; encoded by the coding sequence ATGACCTCGGCCGGCCGGCGGATCGCCGAGAACCGCGCGGCGCACGACCGGTTGGGCGGCGCGTACGACGCGCGGCACCCGGAGATCTTCAACGACATCGAGCAGGCGCGGCTCACCGCGTCGGTGGCGCGCGCGGTCGCGGCGATCGCGAGCGCGACGGCGGAAGGGTCGCGGGTGATGCTCGACATCGGCGCGGGCACGGGCAACCTGACGGACAAGCTGCTCGCGCATCCCGGCAAGGTGTACGCGAGTGACGTGTCGGAGCGGATGGTGCGCGACCTCGCCCGGCGGCACGCGGCGGCGGGGAGGGTGTTCCCGGTGGTGCTGAACGGTCGCGACCTCCAGCCGGCGCGCGATGCGAGCGTGGACCTGGTCGGGGCGTACTCGGTGCTGCACCATGTGCCGGACTATCTGGCGCTGGTGGCGGAGATGGTGCGCGTGACCAAGCCGGGCGGCGTCATCCTGCTGGAGCACGAGAAGGCGCCGCAGTATTGGGCGCCGAGCCCCGAACTGACCGCATTCTTCGCGCAGTCGGTGGTGTGGCCGGAGAAGCGGTGGACGCGATTCGTCGATCCGCGGCGCTACTGGGCGCGGATCCGGCCGAGACTCATATGGCAGCGCTGGCGCGATCCGCGCTGGATGCCCGAGGGGGACCTGCACATCTGGCCCGATGACCACGTGGAGTGGGAGCGGGTCGAGGCGCAGCTCGTCGCGGGCGGCTGCGAGATCGTGCTGGTGGAGGATCATCTCTCGTACGAACCGCGCTTCGACCGCGCGGCGTGGGAGCGCGCGCGGCAGTCCGTCGCCGACACGCGCGTCCTCGTCGCGCGCAAGCGCGCCTGA
- a CDS encoding glycosyltransferase, which yields MPPTLTVITPSYNQGRFLQETIDSVLSQGIADLEYIIVDGGSTDESVEVIKRHERHLAWWVSEKDRGQSHAINKGIARANGTWLAYLNSDDVYLPGALQSLLDALRAKPAARWIAGGVVGFGSAEMPVHEWHLPTVPRGMLDLLSSRFQMAQPGHIWSRALVQQVGGFDESLRYLFDINLYAALIAHGVTCEALDRPVAAYRFHATSKTVAEGSLFEKEWDIIRARYMTSLAPLDRLRASHRIGLLKAQALVTEAAALADAGDGAAARAGFAHAVRRHPGVLLTRAGAGCARRLLRG from the coding sequence ATGCCACCGACGCTCACCGTCATCACCCCGTCGTACAACCAGGGGCGGTTCCTCCAGGAGACCATCGACTCGGTGCTCTCGCAGGGGATCGCGGACCTCGAGTACATCATCGTCGACGGCGGGAGCACCGACGAGAGCGTGGAGGTGATCAAGCGGCACGAGCGGCACCTCGCCTGGTGGGTGAGCGAGAAGGATCGCGGACAGTCGCACGCGATCAACAAGGGGATCGCGCGCGCCAACGGCACCTGGCTCGCGTACCTCAACTCCGACGACGTCTACCTGCCGGGCGCGCTGCAGTCGCTGCTCGACGCGCTCCGCGCGAAGCCGGCCGCCCGCTGGATCGCCGGCGGCGTCGTGGGGTTCGGCTCGGCGGAGATGCCGGTGCACGAGTGGCACCTGCCGACGGTCCCGCGCGGGATGCTCGACCTGCTCTCGTCGCGCTTCCAGATGGCGCAGCCGGGGCACATTTGGTCGCGCGCGCTGGTGCAGCAGGTGGGCGGGTTCGACGAATCGCTGCGCTATCTCTTCGACATCAACCTGTACGCGGCGCTCATCGCGCATGGCGTGACATGCGAGGCGCTCGACCGCCCGGTCGCGGCCTACCGCTTCCACGCGACGAGCAAGACGGTGGCGGAGGGTTCCCTGTTCGAGAAGGAATGGGATATCATCCGCGCGCGGTACATGACCTCGCTCGCGCCGCTCGACCGCCTGCGCGCCTCGCACCGGATCGGTCTGCTCAAGGCGCAGGCGCTGGTGACGGAGGCAGCGGCGCTCGCCGACGCGGGAGACGGCGCGGCGGCGCGCGCCGGCTTCGCCCATGCCGTGCGCCGGCATCCCGGCGTGCTGCTCACGCGCGCCGGCGCGGGTTGCGCGCGCCGTCTGCTGCGCGGCTGA
- a CDS encoding glycosyltransferase family 4 protein — protein MAPEPVQTPHRVLLACTGLGNERRGFETFTRDVAQALAAEPTLAVEVFAGGRDGHVPGEHVVANLPRRSRAAHRLGAMLGRDPYFIEQGSFFLGLLPALALRPPHLVYFADLNLGNALWHWRRLTGARWRMLFYNGGNTTMPYTRCDHVQQLTPAALDAAAARGERAERMTLLPHGVSLPPLVEPSTDAARREARRAARVALGLPVDREILLSVGQLDRPTKRTDLLIEAVAALPTPRPFLLLVGADGPDGAGLRALATERLGDGWGWRTEPRERMGLVYASADTFALLSRGEGFGLAYVEALGAGLPLLAHDDATTAYVVGDAGLRRAIATREDAVAAIGALRALPTDAAAARTRRASVAERFGWATLAPRYVALLTRVATGPI, from the coding sequence GTGGCCCCGGAACCCGTCCAGACGCCGCATCGCGTCCTGCTCGCCTGCACCGGCCTCGGCAACGAACGGCGCGGATTCGAGACCTTCACGCGCGATGTTGCACAGGCGCTCGCCGCCGAGCCGACGCTCGCGGTGGAGGTCTTCGCGGGGGGCCGTGACGGGCATGTGCCCGGGGAGCACGTGGTCGCCAACCTCCCGCGCCGCTCGCGGGCCGCACATCGGCTCGGCGCGATGCTCGGACGCGACCCATACTTCATCGAGCAGGGCTCGTTCTTCCTCGGTCTCCTTCCCGCGCTCGCGCTCCGCCCGCCCCACCTCGTGTACTTCGCCGATCTCAACCTGGGGAACGCGCTCTGGCATTGGCGTCGCCTCACCGGCGCGCGCTGGCGGATGCTGTTCTACAACGGTGGCAACACCACCATGCCGTACACCCGTTGCGACCATGTGCAGCAGCTCACGCCCGCGGCACTCGACGCGGCTGCGGCGCGCGGCGAACGAGCGGAGCGGATGACGTTGCTCCCACATGGGGTCTCGCTCCCGCCGCTCGTCGAGCCGTCGACCGACGCCGCGCGACGCGAGGCGCGCCGGGCCGCACGTGTCGCGCTCGGCCTGCCGGTGGACCGCGAGATCCTGTTGAGCGTGGGACAGCTCGACCGGCCGACCAAGCGCACCGACCTGCTCATCGAAGCGGTCGCCGCGCTGCCCACGCCGCGGCCGTTCCTCTTGCTGGTCGGCGCGGACGGGCCGGACGGCGCCGGACTGCGCGCGCTCGCCACCGAACGGCTCGGCGATGGGTGGGGCTGGCGCACCGAGCCCAGGGAGCGGATGGGCCTCGTGTACGCGTCGGCGGACACGTTCGCGCTGCTCTCGCGCGGCGAGGGATTCGGCCTCGCGTACGTTGAAGCGCTCGGCGCGGGACTGCCGTTGCTCGCGCATGATGACGCCACGACCGCGTATGTCGTGGGAGACGCGGGGCTGCGGCGCGCGATCGCGACGCGCGAGGACGCGGTCGCCGCGATCGGCGCGCTTCGCGCGCTCCCTACCGATGCCGCCGCGGCGCGGACGCGTCGCGCATCGGTCGCCGAGCGCTTCGGCTGGGCGACGCTCGCGCCGCGCTACGTCGCGCTGCTCACGCGCGTCGCGACGGGACCGATATGA